DNA sequence from the Trichocoleus sp. FACHB-46 genome:
GGCCTCGTATCCATTGGGAGGGCGGCTGAACTTGGCCTCCACTATGCCCGCGATTTCTAACTCTTTGTTGCAGTGGACAGCCAAAAAGCTGCGCTTTTGTCCGCTGCAGCAAAGAGTTAGACACTGTCCCATCTCCTTCACCTACCGCTTATGCCAGAGCAACCTGTACCAGAAATCGAGCTGCTACGCGCAGCATACGCAGCATTCAACGCGCGTGACATTGATGCCGCCCTCGTCCTCATGACTCCCAACGTGTCTTGGCCGAAGGCATTCAAAGGCGGTTTTGTCCGTACTCCTGAAGCAGTCCGCGCTTACTGGACGGAGCAGTGGAGCGAGATCAATCCCCACGTCGAGCCAGTTGCCTTTCACTTGGAGGATGATGGGCGGGTCTTGGTCGAGGTGCATCAGGTCGTGCGCGATCTGACCGGAGCCGTGCTTGCCGATGAGCACGTCGGCCACTATTTCACCATTAAGCAGGGCTTGATTCAAGCCATGGAAGTCTGCCCACTTTCATCGTCTGGCCTCGGTGCCTAACAACGCGCATACACACCGACCGTTGAGAGTTGATCAGTATGCTACAAAGGTGATCTATGGCGAGTGATAGGCAACCTTAGCTGGCTTCGTTTCTTAGGTAGAGCTAGCTGTTGAATAGTGCCGAGGAGTTGATGGTTTGACCGAAGCTGCATTAACAGGTCGTGTTGCCCTTGTGACTGGTGTGAGTCGGCGCAAAGGGATTGGCTTTGCGATCGCCCAACAATTAGCGATGCTAGGGGCAGACGTATTTATTCATTCTTTTTCCCCCTTTGATG
Encoded proteins:
- a CDS encoding nuclear transport factor 2 family protein; translated protein: MPEQPVPEIELLRAAYAAFNARDIDAALVLMTPNVSWPKAFKGGFVRTPEAVRAYWTEQWSEINPHVEPVAFHLEDDGRVLVEVHQVVRDLTGAVLADEHVGHYFTIKQGLIQAMEVCPLSSSGLGA